A DNA window from Impatiens glandulifera chromosome 7, dImpGla2.1, whole genome shotgun sequence contains the following coding sequences:
- the LOC124909951 gene encoding aspartic proteinase CDR1-like, with the protein MVASPGLSYLMEVYVGTPPVKQMMYADMGSSVSWIQCLPCENCFHQDLPIFNPYASASSQILLDSEHECMLLEDKRDLTKSNGVCNYAFGGNSYTRGVLFKETYTLGPSSITHVALGCGHNNVGLFEQQCTGLHTAYCLVSDQFGSNPDARTSKISFGHSPEGTISTRLWKMQDNPNYYILLKSIIIGDTVIPMGGLSANFMLDTGSTLSYLPTKAYQILVYALRNMIGKKPLNVRNE; encoded by the exons ATGGTGGCTTCTCCTGGTTTATCGTACCTCATGGAGGTTTACGTCGGCACACCGCCAGTCAAACAAATGATGTACGCGGACATGGGGTCCAGCGTGTCATGGATTCAGTGCCTTCCATGTGAGAATTGTTTCCATCAAGATCTACCCATATTTAATCCTTATGCGTCAGCATCATCTCAAATATTGCTAGATTCTGAGCATGAGTGTATGTTATTAGAAGACAAACGTGATTTAACTAAATCAAATGGAGTATGTAACTATGCTTTCGGTGGCAATTCATATACCCGTGGGGTACTATTTAAGGAAACTTATACACTTGGGCCCAGTTCCATCACTCACGTTGCTCTAGGGTGCGGGCATAACAATGTAGGACTATTTGAGCAACAGTGCACCG GTTTACATACTGCCTACTGCCTAGTATCTGATCAATTCGGTTCAAACCCAGATGCAAGGACTAGTAAGATTAGCTTTGGACATAGTCCGGAAGGGACTATTTCCACCAGGTTGTGGAAGATGCAAGACAATCCAAACTATTATATCTTATTGAAATCAATCATCATTGGAGATACAGTAATTCCAATGGGAGGACTATCCGCTAACTTCATGTTGGACACAGGCTCTACTCTAAGCTATTTGCCCACCAAAGCGTATCAAATATTGGTGTATGCATTAAGAAACATGATTGGTAAAAAACCATTAAATGTTCGTAATGAATAA